One genomic segment of Fusobacterium nucleatum includes these proteins:
- the secY gene encoding preprotein translocase subunit SecY: protein MTLMEKFNSRLSSIVKIPELRERIIFTLLMFLVARVGTLIPAPGVDVDRLSSMASQSDVLSYINMFSGGAFTRISIFSLGIIPYINASIVVSLLVSIIPQLEEIQKEGESGRNRITQWTRYLTIALAIIQGTGVCLWLQSVGLIYNPGISFFVRTITTLTAGTVFLMWVGEQISIKGIGNGVSLIIFLNVISRAPSSVIQTIQTMQGNKFLIPLLVLVAFLGTVTIAGIVLFQLGQRKIPIHYVGKGFSSKGGIGEKSFIPLRLNTAGVMPVIFASVFMLIPGVIVNALPSTLSIKTTLSIIFGQNHPVYMILYALVIMFFSFFYTALVFDPEKVAENLKQGGGTIPGIRPGEETVEYLEGVASRITWGGGIFLAIISILPYVIFTSMGLPVYFGGTGIIIVVGVALDTIQQIDAHLVMRDYKGFI from the coding sequence ATGACTTTAATGGAGAAATTTAACTCTAGATTAAGTAGTATAGTAAAAATTCCTGAACTTAGAGAAAGAATTATTTTCACATTGCTAATGTTTTTAGTTGCCAGAGTAGGAACTTTAATTCCTGCTCCTGGTGTAGATGTGGATAGATTGTCATCAATGGCTTCACAAAGTGATGTACTTAGTTATATCAATATGTTTTCTGGTGGAGCTTTTACAAGAATATCTATATTTTCATTAGGGATTATCCCTTACATCAATGCTTCAATAGTTGTGAGTTTACTTGTATCTATTATTCCTCAACTTGAAGAAATTCAAAAAGAAGGGGAATCTGGAAGAAATAGAATAACTCAATGGACAAGATACTTGACAATAGCACTTGCTATTATTCAAGGAACTGGAGTTTGTCTTTGGTTACAATCTGTTGGTTTAATTTATAATCCAGGAATAAGCTTTTTTGTAAGAACAATAACAACCCTAACAGCTGGAACAGTATTTTTAATGTGGGTTGGAGAACAAATATCTATTAAAGGAATAGGTAATGGAGTATCACTTATTATATTCTTAAATGTAATATCAAGAGCTCCTTCAAGTGTTATCCAAACAATTCAAACTATGCAAGGAAATAAATTCTTAATACCTTTATTGGTATTAGTAGCATTTCTTGGTACAGTAACAATAGCTGGAATAGTATTATTTCAACTTGGACAAAGAAAAATCCCTATTCATTATGTTGGAAAAGGATTTAGTTCAAAAGGTGGAATAGGAGAAAAATCATTCATACCATTGAGACTTAATACAGCAGGAGTAATGCCTGTAATCTTTGCTTCAGTGTTTATGTTGATTCCAGGAGTTATAGTAAATGCACTACCTTCAACATTATCTATTAAAACAACTTTATCTATAATATTTGGGCAAAATCACCCTGTTTATATGATATTGTATGCCTTAGTAATAATGTTCTTCTCATTCTTCTACACTGCATTAGTTTTTGATCCTGAAAAGGTTGCAGAAAATCTAAAACAAGGTGGAGGAACTATACCTGGAATTAGACCAGGAGAAGAAACTGTGGAATATCTTGAAGGTGTTGCTTCAAGAATTACATGGGGTGGAGGAATTTTCTTAGCTATAATTTCAATACTACCATATGTAATATTTACATCTATGGGACTTCCAGTTTACTTTGGAGGAACAGGAATAATAATTGTTGTTGGTGTTGCATTGGATACTATACAACAAATAGATGCTCATTTAGTTATGAGAGATTATAAAGGATTTATTTAA
- the rplO gene encoding 50S ribosomal protein L15, giving the protein MKLNELSPSVPKKNRKRIGRGNSSGWGKTAGKGSNGQNSRAGGGVKPYFEGGQMPIYRRVPKRGFSNAIFKKEYTVISLAFLNENFEDGEEVSLETLFNKCLIKKGRDGIKVLGNGELNKKLTVKVHKISKSAKAVVEAKGGTVELVEVKGFERAETNK; this is encoded by the coding sequence GTGAAACTTAATGAATTATCACCTTCAGTTCCTAAAAAGAACAGAAAAAGAATAGGAAGAGGAAACTCATCTGGTTGGGGTAAAACAGCTGGAAAAGGTAGCAATGGACAAAATTCAAGAGCAGGTGGAGGAGTAAAACCTTATTTTGAAGGTGGACAAATGCCTATATATAGAAGAGTTCCTAAAAGAGGGTTCTCTAATGCTATATTTAAAAAAGAATATACTGTAATATCTTTAGCATTTTTAAATGAAAATTTTGAAGATGGTGAAGAAGTTAGCTTAGAAACTTTATTCAATAAATGCCTAATTAAAAAAGGTAGAGACGGAATTAAAGTTTTAGGAAATGGAGAGCTTAATAAAAAACTAACTGTTAAAGTACATAAAATATCTAAATCGGCAAAAGCTGTTGTTGAAGCAAAAGGTGGAACAGTTGAACTAGTTGAAGTTAAAGGTTTTGAAAGAGCAGAAACTAATAAATAA
- the rpmD gene encoding 50S ribosomal protein L30: MARLRIELVKSIIGRKPNHIATVKSLGLKKMHDVVEHNETPELKGKLAQVSYLLKVEEVQA, from the coding sequence ATGGCAAGACTTAGAATAGAGCTTGTAAAAAGCATTATCGGAAGAAAGCCTAATCATATAGCAACTGTAAAGTCGCTAGGGCTTAAGAAAATGCATGATGTAGTAGAACATAATGAAACACCTGAATTAAAAGGGAAATTAGCTCAAGTTTCTTATTTGTTAAAAGTTGAGGAGGTGCAAGCATAG
- the rpsE gene encoding 30S ribosomal protein S5 — protein MLNREDNQYQEKLLKISRVSKTTKGGRTISFSVLAAVGDGEGKIGLGLGKANGVPDAIRKAIAAAKKNIVKISLKNNTIPHEIAGKWGATTLWMAPAYEGTGVIAGSASREILELVGVHDILTKIKGSRNKHNVARATVEALKLLRTAEQIAALRGLEVKDILS, from the coding sequence TTGTTGAACAGAGAAGATAATCAATATCAAGAAAAACTATTGAAGATATCTAGAGTTTCTAAGACAACTAAGGGAGGAAGAACTATATCTTTCTCAGTATTAGCTGCTGTTGGAGATGGAGAAGGTAAAATAGGATTAGGACTAGGAAAAGCAAATGGTGTTCCTGATGCTATAAGAAAAGCTATTGCAGCTGCAAAGAAAAATATTGTAAAAATATCTTTAAAGAATAATACAATACCTCATGAAATTGCAGGTAAATGGGGAGCAACTACTTTATGGATGGCACCAGCATATGAAGGAACTGGGGTAATAGCTGGTTCTGCTTCAAGAGAAATATTAGAATTAGTTGGAGTTCATGACATTTTAACTAAAATTAAAGGGTCAAGAAATAAACATAATGTAGCAAGAGCTACTGTGGAAGCGTTAAAATTACTTAGAACTGCTGAACAAATAGCAGCTTTAAGAGGATTAGAAGTTAAGGATATCTTAAGCTAG
- the rplR gene encoding 50S ribosomal protein L18 gives MFKKVDRKASRQKKQMSIRNKISGTPERPRLSVFRSNTNIFAQLIDDVNGVTLVSASTIDKALKGSIANGGNVEAAKAVGKAIAERAKEKGIDAIVFDRSGYKYTGRIAALADAAREAGLSF, from the coding sequence TTGTTTAAAAAAGTTGATAGAAAAGCATCAAGACAAAAAAAGCAAATGTCAATAAGAAATAAAATTTCTGGAACTCCAGAAAGACCTAGACTTTCAGTTTTTAGATCAAATACTAACATTTTTGCTCAATTAATAGATGATGTAAATGGAGTTACTTTAGTATCTGCATCTACAATAGATAAAGCATTAAAAGGAAGTATTGCTAACGGTGGAAATGTAGAAGCAGCAAAAGCCGTTGGAAAAGCAATCGCTGAAAGAGCTAAAGAAAAAGGAATAGATGCTATCGTTTTTGATAGATCAGGATATAAATATACAGGAAGAATAGCGGCTCTTGCAGACGCGGCTAGAGAAGCTGGATTAAGCTTCTAA
- the rplF gene encoding 50S ribosomal protein L6 → MSRVGKKPIAVPSGVDFSVKDNVVTVKGPKGTLKKEFNNNITVKLEDGHITVERPNDEPFIRAIHGTTRALINNMVKGVHEGYRKTLTLVGVGYRAATKGKGLEISLGYSHPVIIDEIPGITFSVEKNTTIHIDGIEKELVGQVAANIRAKRPPEPYKGKGVKYADEHIRRKEGKKS, encoded by the coding sequence ATGTCAAGAGTAGGTAAAAAACCTATAGCTGTGCCTTCTGGAGTTGATTTTTCAGTAAAAGACAATGTTGTTACTGTAAAAGGACCAAAGGGTACATTAAAAAAAGAATTTAATAATAATATAACTGTAAAATTAGAAGATGGGCATATCACAGTTGAAAGACCTAATGATGAACCATTTATAAGAGCAATTCATGGAACAACAAGAGCTTTAATCAACAATATGGTTAAAGGTGTACATGAAGGGTATAGAAAAACTCTTACTTTAGTAGGGGTTGGGTACAGAGCAGCAACTAAAGGAAAAGGTTTAGAAATATCTTTAGGATATTCTCACCCAGTAATCATTGATGAAATACCTGGAATAACTTTTTCTGTTGAAAAGAATACTACTATCCATATAGATGGAATAGAAAAAGAATTAGTAGGGCAAGTTGCAGCTAATATTAGAGCTAAGAGACCACCTGAACCATATAAAGGTAAAGGGGTTAAATATGCTGATGAACATATTAGAAGAAAAGAAGGTAAAAAGTCTTAA
- the rpsH gene encoding 30S ribosomal protein S8 — protein MYLTDPIADMLTRVRNANAVMHEKVDIPHSKMKERIAEILKEQGYISNFKIVTDEGNKKNIRVYLKYAGKERVIKGLKRISKPGRRVYSSVEDMPRVLSGLGIAIVSTSKGIVTDKVARAEKVGGEVLAFVW, from the coding sequence ATGTATTTAACAGATCCAATTGCTGATATGTTAACAAGAGTAAGAAATGCTAATGCAGTTATGCATGAAAAAGTAGATATACCTCACTCAAAGATGAAAGAAAGAATAGCTGAAATCTTAAAAGAGCAAGGATATATTTCTAATTTCAAAATTGTTACTGATGAAGGAAATAAGAAAAATATAAGAGTTTATTTAAAATATGCTGGAAAAGAAAGAGTTATAAAAGGACTAAAAAGAATTTCTAAACCTGGAAGAAGAGTTTACTCTTCTGTGGAAGATATGCCAAGAGTTTTATCTGGTCTTGGAATTGCAATAGTTTCAACTTCAAAAGGTATTGTTACTGATAAAGTTGCTAGAGCAGAAAAAGTTGGTGGAGAAGTCCTTGCATTTGTTTGGTAA
- the rpsN gene encoding 30S ribosomal protein S14: MAKKSMIARDVKRAKLVDKYAEKRAELKKRIAAGDMEAMFELNKLPKDSSAVRKRNRCQLDGRPRGYMREFGISRVKFRQLAGAGLIPGVKKSSW, translated from the coding sequence ATGGCGAAAAAGTCAATGATCGCAAGAGATGTTAAAAGAGCAAAACTTGTTGACAAATATGCTGAAAAAAGAGCTGAATTAAAGAAAAGAATAGCAGCTGGAGATATGGAAGCTATGTTTGAATTAAATAAACTTCCAAAAGATTCATCAGCTGTTAGAAAAAGAAATAGATGTCAATTAGATGGTAGACCAAGAGGATACATGAGAGAATTCGGAATATCAAGAGTTAAGTTTAGACAACTTGCTGGTGCTGGGTTAATACCTGGTGTAAAAAAATCATCTTGGTAA
- the rplE gene encoding 50S ribosomal protein L5, translating to MDKYTSRYHKFYDEVVVPKLMKELEIKNIMECPKLEKIIVNMGVGEATQNSKLIDAAMADLTIITGQKPLLRKAKKSEAGFKLREGMPIGAKVTLRKERMYDFLDRLVNVVLPRVRDFEGVPSNSFDGRGNYSVGLRDQLVFPEIDFDKVEKLLGMSITMVSSAKTDEEGRALLKAFGMPFKK from the coding sequence GTGGATAAATATACTTCAAGATACCACAAATTCTATGATGAAGTAGTGGTTCCTAAATTGATGAAAGAATTAGAAATTAAAAATATCATGGAATGTCCAAAACTAGAAAAGATAATAGTTAATATGGGAGTTGGAGAAGCTACTCAAAACTCTAAATTAATAGATGCTGCTATGGCTGATTTAACAATAATCACTGGTCAAAAGCCATTATTGAGAAAAGCTAAAAAATCTGAAGCTGGTTTCAAATTAAGAGAAGGAATGCCTATTGGAGCAAAAGTTACTTTAAGAAAAGAAAGAATGTATGATTTCTTAGATAGATTAGTAAATGTAGTTCTTCCAAGAGTAAGAGACTTTGAAGGAGTTCCTAGTAACTCATTTGATGGAAGAGGAAATTATTCAGTAGGATTGAGAGACCAATTAGTATTTCCTGAAATAGATTTTGATAAAGTTGAAAAACTTTTAGGAATGTCTATCACTATGGTTTCTTCTGCAAAAACAGATGAAGAAGGAAGAGCATTACTAAAGGCTTTTGGAATGCCTTTCAAGAAGTAG
- the rplX gene encoding 50S ribosomal protein L24, whose protein sequence is MAKPKIKFVPDSLHVKTGDIVYVISGKDKKKTGKVLKVFPKKGKIIVEGINIVTKHLKPSQVNPQGGVVQKEAAIFSSKVMLFDEKTKSPTRVGYEVRDGKKVRISKKSGEII, encoded by the coding sequence ATGGCTAAACCTAAAATAAAATTTGTTCCTGATTCATTACATGTAAAAACTGGAGATATAGTTTATGTAATTTCAGGAAAAGATAAAAAGAAGACAGGTAAAGTTCTAAAGGTTTTCCCTAAAAAAGGAAAAATAATAGTAGAAGGAATAAATATAGTAACAAAACATTTAAAGCCATCTCAAGTAAACCCACAAGGTGGAGTTGTACAAAAAGAAGCTGCAATATTCTCATCAAAAGTTATGCTTTTTGATGAAAAAACTAAATCTCCAACAAGAGTTGGATATGAAGTTAGAGATGGAAAAAAAGTAAGAATTTCAAAAAAATCTGGAGAAATAATATAA
- the rplN gene encoding 50S ribosomal protein L14, with the protein MVQQQTILNVADNSGAKKLMVIRVLGGSRKRFGKIGDIVVASVKEAIPGGNVKKGDIVKAVIVRTRKETRRDDGSYIKFDDNAGVVINNNNEPRATRIFGPVARELRARNFMKILSLAIEVI; encoded by the coding sequence ATGGTACAACAACAAACTATCCTTAATGTTGCTGATAACTCAGGGGCTAAAAAACTTATGGTAATAAGAGTTTTAGGCGGATCTAGAAAGAGATTTGGAAAAATTGGTGACATTGTTGTGGCATCAGTTAAAGAAGCTATTCCTGGTGGTAACGTTAAAAAGGGAGATATAGTAAAGGCTGTTATAGTAAGAACAAGAAAAGAAACTAGAAGAGATGATGGTTCATACATAAAATTTGATGATAATGCTGGAGTTGTAATTAACAACAATAATGAACCAAGAGCAACAAGAATATTTGGACCAGTTGCAAGAGAATTAAGAGCAAGAAACTTTATGAAGATCTTATCTCTAGCAATAGAAGTTATATAA
- the rpsQ gene encoding 30S ribosomal protein S17, which produces MRNERKVREGIVVSDKMQKTIVVAIETMILHPIYKKRVKRTTKFKAHDEENVAQVGDKVRIMETRRLSKDKNWRLVEIIEKAR; this is translated from the coding sequence TTGAGAAACGAAAGAAAAGTAAGAGAAGGAATAGTTGTTTCTGATAAAATGCAAAAGACAATAGTTGTTGCTATTGAAACAATGATACTTCATCCTATATATAAGAAAAGAGTAAAAAGAACTACTAAATTTAAAGCTCATGATGAAGAAAATGTAGCTCAAGTAGGAGATAAAGTAAGAATAATGGAAACTAGACGTTTATCTAAGGATAAAAATTGGAGACTAGTAGAAATCATAGAAAAGGCAAGATAA
- the rpmC gene encoding 50S ribosomal protein L29: MRAKEIREMTSEDLVVKCKELKEELFNLKFQLSLGQLTNTAKIREVRREIARINTILNER; encoded by the coding sequence ATGAGAGCTAAAGAAATAAGAGAAATGACTAGTGAAGACCTAGTTGTTAAGTGTAAAGAGCTAAAAGAAGAATTATTCAACTTAAAGTTCCAACTTTCATTAGGTCAACTAACTAATACAGCAAAAATAAGAGAAGTTAGAAGAGAAATTGCAAGAATCAACACTATCTTAAATGAAAGATAA
- the rplP gene encoding 50S ribosomal protein L16 encodes MLMPKRTKHRKMFRGRMKGAAHKGNFVAFGDYGLQALEPSWITNRQIESCRVAINRTFKREGKTYIRIFPDKPITARPAGVRMGKGKGNVEGWVSVVRPGRILFEVSGVTEEKAAAALRKAAMKLPIRCKVVKREEKENGGEN; translated from the coding sequence ATGTTGATGCCAAAGAGAACAAAACATAGAAAAATGTTCAGAGGTAGAATGAAAGGAGCTGCTCATAAAGGTAACTTTGTTGCTTTTGGAGATTATGGATTACAAGCTCTTGAACCATCTTGGATAACAAACAGACAAATAGAATCTTGTCGGGTTGCTATCAACAGAACATTTAAAAGAGAAGGGAAAACATATATAAGAATATTCCCTGACAAACCAATCACAGCAAGACCAGCTGGAGTGAGAATGGGTAAAGGTAAAGGAAATGTTGAAGGTTGGGTATCAGTAGTAAGACCTGGAAGAATCCTATTTGAAGTTTCAGGAGTAACTGAAGAAAAAGCAGCAGCAGCTTTAAGAAAAGCAGCTATGAAATTACCAATCAGATGTAAAGTTGTTAAAAGAGAAGAAAAAGAAAATGGTGGTGAAAACTAA